One Hordeum vulgare subsp. vulgare chromosome 4H, MorexV3_pseudomolecules_assembly, whole genome shotgun sequence DNA window includes the following coding sequences:
- the LOC123450777 gene encoding uncharacterized protein DKFZp434B061-like gives MRSGGAAKPRREHRGCTCKPTSRRRPSSTTSSRWLSAVDHKAGGHGGVAPAPHVDAVSCSFCISYDLSSVGIFLQLERTAAGPFGPVGPHRAKLQPVRFRETGPQVTSVRSGPGQLRPVQSEARSGTGPARTVSTLTGFPSLDSTRGSRLGWPPPRIVPHRRTPLRFSPRSPRTSCTPRCRPAPPTSSPPCRGRARSPSALSAASSSSPSPGDPS, from the exons ATGAGGAGTGGAGGAGCCGCGAAGCCGAGGAGGGAGCACCGCGGCTGCACCTGCAAGCCGACGTCGAGACGTCGACCATCGTCGACCACCTCCTCCCGTTGGCTGTCCGCCGTTGACCACAAAGCTGGAGGACACGGGGGAGTAGCACCTGCACCTCACGTCGACGCCGTCAGTTGTTCATTCTGCATTTCCTATGATCTTTCTTCAGTTGGCATCTTTCTTCAGTTG GAACGAACTGCAGCCGGTCCATTCGGTCCCGTCGGTCCTCACCGAGCTAAGCTGCAGCCGGTCCGGTTCAGAGAAACAGGACCGCAAGTAACATCGGTCCGGTCCGGTCCGGGCCAGCTGCGGCCGGTCCAAAGCGAGGCTCGGTCAGGGACCGGACCGGCCCGGACCGTGTCCACCCTGACTGGCTTCCCAAGTCTCGATTCGACACGAGGAAGTAGACTCGGTTGGCCACCACCCCGCATCGTGCCGCATCGGCGCACGCCATTGCGCTTCTCCCCGCGCAGTCCACGAACAAGCTGTACTCCCCGATGTCGTCCAGCTCCCCCCACCTCATCGCCGCCATGTCGAGGGCGTGCACGCTCACCTTCCGCACTCTCGGCCGCCAGCTCAAGCAGTCCTTCGCCGGGGGATCCGTCATGA